Within Sorangiineae bacterium MSr11367, the genomic segment AGACGTTGAAAAACGACGTCATCGAAAAAATGTTCGCTGGCTAGACCGACCTTGGGGAGCGGCACGCTGGCTTCTTCCAGGTGCGGGCCCATTGCGGCGTACGCGCGCTCGAGTGCGGGGCGGTCGTTGTCGAACATACCCGGGCGCATATGCGGCGTGGCGATCACCGTGGAAAATCCCGCTTGGAACAAGCGCGAAAGCATGGCGACGCTGGCGGCCGGACTGCGTGCACCGTCGTCGATGTGGGCGATCCAGTGGCTATGGAGATCGATAAAATCGCGCATTCCTCGAATGGAATTGGACCAATTCGGCCTGAGATTGCTACTACGATGTACGGTCAGCACCCGATCTGCTGCGAATGGCCTCGCTCAATCCGCTAACTCAGGAGCTCGTCTTCAAGATCGTCTTCTACGGCCCCGGGCTCGGCGGAAAGACGACAACGCTCCAGCATATCCATTCGGCGTCCGCGCCCGACAAACGTGGCAAGCTGGTGTCGCTGGCGACGCCGACGGATCGGACGCTGTACTTCGATTTTCTGCCGCTCCGTCTCCAGAAGATCCGCAACATGACGGTGCGGCTTCAACTTTTCACGGTGCCGGGCCAGGTCTATTACAGCGCGACCCGCAAGCTGGTGCTCACCGGCGCCGATGGCATCGTGTTCGTGGCGGACTCGCAGACCGCGCGGCTCGATGCGAACCAGGAGTCGCTCGAGGATCTGAACGCGAACCTCGCCGACCACGGGCGGGCGCTCTCGCAGCTGCCGCACACGTTCCAGTGGAACAAGCGCGATCTGTCCGAGGTCGTGTCCGAGGACGAGCTGGATCGGCGCTTCAATTTGTTCAGCGCCCCGTCGATTGGGACGAGTGCGACGCGCGGGGATGGGGTCTTCGAGGGGCTCGAGCAGATCACCAAGCTGACGATGGAGACGTACCGCGCCGAGCTGCCGAACCGGCGCGAGGTCATCATGCTGCTCGACGAGGAGACGTCGGGCATCGCGGACGCGATCCGCGGGCTCGCCGAGTCCCCGCGACCGAAGCCCGTGGAGGCGCCGCCGGTGCGCCGAGAGAAGTCGCCGTTGGTGGCCGCCATGGCCGCGGCTTCGGCGCAGCAAGCGCAGCAGCAACCGCCGCAGGCTGCCACGACGGGGCAGGCCGCGCATGCGCTGGCGCGCGCGCCAGATTCGACCGGGGGCGCGCGTGCGCGGTCCGACGGCGCGCAAAGCGGTTCGTACCTGGTGCCGACGGTGTCGCCGTCCTCGCAGGGCGGGACGTCGTTCAGCATGGCCGAGCTCTGGCCCGAGGTGGACCGCGATGCCGTCCGCAAGTGCGAGCACCTCTTGGCCGCGCATGACACGCTGGGCGCGATCATGGCGTGCGACGTGCTGCTTTCGCGCGTGCTCGCCTTTGCCGCGGGGCTCTGTGGCTCGGCGGATGCCCCGCGCGATCCCGCGCTCGTGTGCCTCTTGATCGGCCTGGACGGCCGGCGCTACGTGAAGTTCCGCGCCTTGGTGCGCGCGGCGCGCCAGAGCGACGAAGTGATCTACCGAGAAGCCCTCGAGTGCTTCACCTTCGTCGTCGAAGCGCGCCGCAACGCCACAGGGCTCGCGGCCAGCGTTCTGTGAGCGACAAACTCTAGAAGATTTGGCCGATCCGCTGCACGAGGCCCTTTCCGGAGAAGAGCAGGCGGAAGCCGCGCATCAACCAGCCGAGGCTCTTGGCGGAGTAGGGGAACCAGAGCGGATCGCGCTCGGGCGGTGAGAATCGGTCGTAGTTCACGTGGCGGGTCTCGGCCATGTCGCGCAGAGCATCGTCGCCGTGGACGCGGCCGAAGCCCGATTGCTTGATGCCGCCGAAGGGGGTGTCGACAGCCCCGTAGTTGATGAGCACATCGTTGATGACGACGCTGCCCGCCTCGATGCGCTCGGCGAGGGCGCGGCCGCGATCGCGATCCTTGGTGAAGACGTAGGCATTGAGCCCCAGGTGCGAGCTGTTGGCCAGCGCTAGGGCCTCCTCCTCCGAGGAGACGCGCGCAAAGGGCACGATGGGGCCGAAGATCTCCTGCGTCATGACCGTCATTTCGTGCGTGCAGTTGGCCAGGAGGGTCGGCTCGAAGAATTGCCCCGGGCCCGGGCGCTTCTGGCCGCCCAGCACCAGCTCCGCCCCCTTCTGCAGCGCGTCCTCGATGTGGCGTTCGGCGATCTCGATCTGCTTGGGGAAGATGATCGCGCCCACGTCGACGTAGTCCTTCGACGGATCGCCGATGCGCAGCGACGCGGTGAGCTCCTTCACGCGGTGCAGAAGCTTCGCGTAGATGTCCTTGTGCGCGTACACGCGCTCCACGGAGATGCACGCTTGGCCGGCGTTGGAGAAGCCGCCATAGACGATGGCGTGCGCGGTCCGCTCGAGATCCGCGTCGGCGCAGGCGATGAGCGGCGCCTTCCCCCCGAGCTCCATCACGCACGGCACGAGACGCGCACCGCAGGCCGCGGCCACGCGCCGGCCGGTCTCGACGCCGCCGGTGAAGACGACCTTCTGCACGCCCGACTCGATGAGCGCCTGCCCCGTGGGGCCGTAGCCGGTGACCACGCCGAAGAGATCCTCGGGGAGGCCCGTGCCATTGTAGATGGCCTTCGCTTTGAGCATCGTGAGCGGCGTGACCTCGCTGGGCTTCACCACCGCCGCGCTGCCGGTGATGAGTGCGGCCACGACGTCGCCCATGGGGATCGAGAAGGGGTAATTCCAGGGCGAGATGATGCCGATGATCCCGCGGGGTGCATAGTGCACGTAACTCTTGCGGTGCTTCAGCAGGTGCAGATCGAGCGGGCGCGGTGCGAGCAGCTGCGGGGCGTGGCGGCAGTAGTGCGTGAGAAAATCGGCGATGAGGGTGACCTCGTGGGCCAAGGCCTCGTGGCGGGGCTTGCCGCACTCGCGCGTGATGGTCTCGACGATGTCCTCGGCGTGGTCGACGATGGCATCGCGCAGGCGCAGCAGCCGCTCACAGCGCTCGGCCACGGGGAGCACGCCCCACGCGGCCTGCGCTTTGCGCGCGCGTTCGACGACGGCGACCACCTCGCTTGGAGACATGACGGGCACCTCGCCGAGCAGCTCCCCGCTGCCCGGCGCGTAGCTTCGAATGGTGCCACCCGATTGGGGCCCGCCGTTCCCTTGTCCAACCGCACCTTGCTCGCGTTGCTCGAATGCGACTGCGCCCATCGATCCACCTCCGCGTGGAGGTCTACGATAGCGCGTCAGCCCCAGCGAACGAGGTTGGTTTCGTACGGGTGCGTCAAAATCGGATTGTGCGGCATCACGCGCGCCGCGAAGGCGTGCGAACCGCTGTCCTTGGTCGGGATGGCGCCGCGGTAGAGATGGCCGTGCTCCGTGCGCGACACCAGCTTCATCGGCACGACATCGCCGCGCGAGAGGTCTTGGCCGGCGGCGACTTGCCCGTGGTACAGCTCCACCACCACGTCGTCGGGCGTGAGGCCGCCGAGGTGGACCAGCGCCTCGACATCGAGGGGCTCGCCGGAGTAGAGCTGCTCTTTGGAGCGCACGTTCACGGACTGAATGGCCACCTGCGGCCACGCGGCGCGCACCTTCTCCTTCCACGTGGTGAGCCGCTCGGCTTCGGCCAGGTTGCCTTCGCGCAGCCGCTTGGACAGGGTGATGGCCGGCACGTAGAAGGCGTCCGTGTACTCGCGCACCATGCGCGCGGTGTTGAACTCCGGGATCAGCTTGGAGATGGAGTTCTTCATCCGCCGGATCCAGGCGCGCGGCAGTTGGTCGTGCGGGGTGCGGTCGAAAAAGAGCGGCACCACGTCGCGCTCGAGCAGGTCGTAGAGCACCTCGGCCTCGAGGGCATCGCCGGCGCCGTCCTCGTATTCCTCGCCGCGGCCGACGGCCCAGCCCACCTCGCTGCCGTGGCGCGCCCAGGCTTCGGCCCACCAGCCATCGAGCACGCTGCAATTGAGCGCGCCGTTGGCGGCGGCCTTCATGCCGCTCGTGCCGCTGGCCTCGTGCGGGCGCCGCGGGGTGTTGAGCCACACGTCGACGCCGGCGACCATCGCGCGGGCGATGCGCATGTCGTAGTCCTCGATGAACACGACGCGCCGGGCGAGCTCCGGATCACGGCTCGCGTGGACGATGGAGCGAATCAGCTCCTTGCCGCCCTTGTCCTGCGGGTGCGCCTTGCCGGCGAAGACGAGCTGCACGGGCCGATCGGGATCGCCCAGCAGTCGCTTCACGCGGGCCATGTCGCTGAAGAGCAAGGTGGCGCGCTTGTACGTGGCGAAGCGGCGCGCGAAGCCGATGGTCAGCGCGCGCGGGTCGAGCACCTGTTCGGCACGCTCGACGTCCTCCGGCGTGAGCTGCCGGCGCTCGGCCGCGACCCGGCGCCAATGCCGGCAAAGTTGC encodes:
- a CDS encoding GTPase domain-containing protein, with product MASLNPLTQELVFKIVFYGPGLGGKTTTLQHIHSASAPDKRGKLVSLATPTDRTLYFDFLPLRLQKIRNMTVRLQLFTVPGQVYYSATRKLVLTGADGIVFVADSQTARLDANQESLEDLNANLADHGRALSQLPHTFQWNKRDLSEVVSEDELDRRFNLFSAPSIGTSATRGDGVFEGLEQITKLTMETYRAELPNRREVIMLLDEETSGIADAIRGLAESPRPKPVEAPPVRREKSPLVAAMAAASAQQAQQQPPQAATTGQAAHALARAPDSTGGARARSDGAQSGSYLVPTVSPSSQGGTSFSMAELWPEVDRDAVRKCEHLLAAHDTLGAIMACDVLLSRVLAFAAGLCGSADAPRDPALVCLLIGLDGRRYVKFRALVRAARQSDEVIYREALECFTFVVEARRNATGLAASVL
- a CDS encoding aldehyde dehydrogenase family protein; this translates as MGAVAFEQREQGAVGQGNGGPQSGGTIRSYAPGSGELLGEVPVMSPSEVVAVVERARKAQAAWGVLPVAERCERLLRLRDAIVDHAEDIVETITRECGKPRHEALAHEVTLIADFLTHYCRHAPQLLAPRPLDLHLLKHRKSYVHYAPRGIIGIISPWNYPFSIPMGDVVAALITGSAAVVKPSEVTPLTMLKAKAIYNGTGLPEDLFGVVTGYGPTGQALIESGVQKVVFTGGVETGRRVAAACGARLVPCVMELGGKAPLIACADADLERTAHAIVYGGFSNAGQACISVERVYAHKDIYAKLLHRVKELTASLRIGDPSKDYVDVGAIIFPKQIEIAERHIEDALQKGAELVLGGQKRPGPGQFFEPTLLANCTHEMTVMTQEIFGPIVPFARVSSEEEALALANSSHLGLNAYVFTKDRDRGRALAERIEAGSVVINDVLINYGAVDTPFGGIKQSGFGRVHGDDALRDMAETRHVNYDRFSPPERDPLWFPYSAKSLGWLMRGFRLLFSGKGLVQRIGQIF